Within Labrus bergylta chromosome 18, fLabBer1.1, whole genome shotgun sequence, the genomic segment acaacaaacatcaaaacttgtgaatgaaaCTACAAAATAGTCTCATTCTTCTTCATGGTCATCAAAGCTTTGTGGACAGGAGTCTCCATGAGCAGGCTGCAGTTTTTCTTCCACTCTGGAGCATCGGGAAGCGCCttgtctgttaaaaaaaaagaaaagaaagaacattaCAAGAGAATGGAGGCATAAGGTATCGGTACAATTATATTTTTTAGAAGGAAGTATTAAAAGTACACTGGAATATGTCAGGTTTGATTTAGAGACACATACACGTGTTGATGTACTTTAAGGCATATGTGCTTGTCTGGCTTGATACACCAATTTATCATTTTATAGTGATGAACCAACTTGCAGTTgcagtttttttattcatcttcatcacacTTGTACTCATCAACATTGtgctaaaagaaaaagtgtaCTCTTTGAAGAAAATGTAATCACACCTGTGTTATTTTTTACTCACTAAATACCGTCCGTCTTTCTGTTGTGACTGATCCACATCATGACTTCACAGATCATTCAGTCaagatttctgtttgtttttttgttggtctTGTAAATCAATTGTAGATTTAGTCTCAATTATTATTGCTTCAGTTGAAAggtcacaacaacaaacacacgtCCTTTGTGTTGTGCATTAAACTGGTTCAGATCCATGGCTGTCTGTTCCTACCTTTACACTCAAAGTGGACGCCGGAGGGGAGAAGTCTGGTGTGATCAGTGTAGTTGAGTGTGCAAAGAACAGTGGACTTCTCTCCGGGCAAAGTCAACAGCATGACCAGTACTGAACACAAAACATTACTCTCCAACACCTCCACAGACTTGTGGAGttcctgtaaaaaaagaaataaaaaaaggcaaaaggagAAGTGTGTTATTCTTCTAGACTAGAGACACGTCTTCTTACATAAGATTCCAGTTCTCTTATAAAGTAGTGATTAACACTATACTGCTTTACACTATACTTACTTAGACTGGTGTTTTTCACCGATAGTTTATTGCTAAGATGAAGACAATGTCTCGCCTGCACtgcctttcccgcatgtcattcctcgctctctctttcctgatttcctactctatccccTGTTATGTCTAAATTAAAGGATGAAAAGccctaaaataaatcttcagaaattatgataataataattgacCGTCACACCTTAAGTGTTTTATAAACTGTTTTGGTACAATTCTATAAACAACTTAACAGTCTTAAAATAATATAGGGCTGAAACTAAAGACTATTGTTATTGTTTACTGACCTGTTGTTAGATTTCTTAATGTGTTTATCTTTAAGTCCATAAATGTGTACAAAATGTCTATCCCAGTTgtagtctcacacacacacacacacgcagattTGATTTTATCTAATTTTCCAAACTCTTCAATGTTGACAATGGTACCAGCATCATTAATCCAAAATATGTGTAATGAGAGCTAAAATAAATCTACAGcacttcagaaaatgttttctccACCTCAGTCTTAACTGCTATATCAGAGAAGCTATTTATTTTCCTGTAAGTGATTcaattgaacacacacacgcacacgcacacacgcacacacgcacacacaggtaTGAAAATTAAAGTCCGACACCTTGACAAGCTTCAGCTGCTGCTTACGGCCAGCAAAGGCGTTGAGATGTTTGCTGAGGGTGTCCAAAAAACTCCGGATATCCGTCTGCATGTTGCTCTGCTCAGCCAGGCTGCTTAAAGGAATGAACGGAGGGACGTTATGGCGACTGATCCTCAGCCTCGGCTTTAAGTCGATCTCCACGTTGTAGGTTTCTAAGTAGACGCCCTCGTAGGCTGTCGTTAGAGAGGCACACAGTCCTTTACCTTGACTTGTCTTTATGACATTGTATCCACCTAGTGACAAATAAGAAAGAGTCAGGGACAAGGGAGGGACGGGATTAGGACATACAGCTGTTATATTCAAAGATGgtattaataaaaacatctcATAATCAAATATATCAAAAACTGGTGACAAAAAAACTACTTGAACATAGTACCAATGATGTGATGAGCATGCAGAAGGTCTTTCAGTTGTGTATGTCTGGCCATCAGCTGCAGTAGTTGTGAGTTttcagaatcatcatccattttctcttcctcctcttcttcttcttcttcttcttgtgaaCACTGTTTGTCCATAGAGGCCCTGAGTTTTTGAAGATTCTGTGGCAGGATAAGCACTGTTAATTCAGCTGACGAGACACAGAAGTTGAGCAGAGTtgtaaataaactaaaaaaggtgcatttatttttcattctccTTTTTGTTATAACAGGTACACACGGCTTAAATGAATGCAGAAAGTAGTCCCTCCACAGGGGCtactatgttgtgtttttattccacTGTAAACAAGTGGTTCTCGTCTGGTCTAACCTCAGGACTCACCACCAGCTCCTTGATGAGAAATGGTGACccacatttcagaaaatattcAACCCTAGAGACTGATGGTTAATGAAAAAgggcagtttggacctcagaccgACCAAAtgcaacagaacaaacaaacatatttttaaaagagcTACACAGACtttgtgcaacattttttttttccccaggcaAACACTGAATACTCCCTTAAAACTTTTTGGGTCCCAAAACCACCAGCTGGGAAACCCCTGCTGTAAACAAAGACTGATTGTCATCACAGGtaaatgcaaaacaaataaatcaatcagtaaaaaaacacaaatcatccaCCTTGTGAGTGTCTATCTCAGCTGTGAGCTGGTCTCTCTGGACCCTCAGTGCTTCAACTTTCGCCTTCAGCTCCTTCACACGACTCGGCTGCTGAAGTCGACTTTTACGGCTTCTTGCCTGAACTTCCAGCAAACTGAGGTGACTCAAAACACCTGAGGACAAAAGAAAATACTCTTATTACATGAACtattaaatcacacaaactcaaTTTGGGATTTTACGCCGCTAAACTGCCTCTGACTACGTTTACTTCAGCTTGCATTAAGCCCACGGAAGCTAAAAACAAAGTCGCTGTAAGCAGTATGTTTGAATTACCTTTCGTAGACGCCCCCTCCATGTTCCACGGttattcttttttatattaccgtgtttaatattattgtttttttcgtTTGTTCGATGATACAGCTCGCTTGAAGTTGCGAGGTTTTTGATTTTGGCGGCTGTTGCGTCATACTCCCAAACCCCGCCCCATGCGTGCATGACACCCGGAAGTAAATTCAAAACAATTTGTGATCACATGGCGCAATGAACCGAGAGTTAAGCCAGACGGGTCGGTTACTCTAACGCTTTTGTCGACACTGCAGGGTAATTAATCTGAAGTGTAAACCCACTGTATTTCCATGAAAGTTGTTATTTGCCATTAAGATGTTGTAACAAGTCGTTGTAACGTAGcgtggcctttttttttaaatgtcgtGAGCAGAATGCTGCCTGCCCGGAGACTTACCCGGATGTCAAGACTCGCAGGCACGTAAAGGTGAGTTTCTGTCTGTGTCACTTAACGGAAGGTTGTTTGTTCAAAACTGTCTCTCCGAAACTTCATTACAGACAAGATGGTCGTATTTTTGATGACTCTtttaattataataatgataattattTATTACAGAACTAATACACATTTTATGCGCAACGCAAATGTCAAAGTGctaccaaaataaaatcataaatacaccaatttaaaagcaaacaaaaaccaATACGAGCAGGCAGAGTAAAGTATATAGTTTTTATAATGGAGAAAGTAATTTACCTTTATtcatatagatagatagatagataatgtattgatcctgagggaaattcaaagcatccagttgcaggttacaaagacatgacataaaacatttgttacaaattaagtcgcaaaaaaaaaagctgtaaaaactgcccccccccccccatacatatatattaacccgaaaaaaagatttaaagaatacccctagatgaaacaaacttaaactgtgcaattaaaaatagatttatacaagaaatgtacacaacccgtgcagggataaaaaacaatatgtgtaatttaaagcaagtacctataaacagttgagggggaaaaaaatctgtaattagacctgaatataaaaaataaaaaaagtgttgaccttctgaagttgtgttgtttatatatgcaCAGCAATGTTTTAAAAGCAGACAGTGCAGAGTTGTCATTCACAGTCTGATTAAGCAGCTTTAACCAGATATTTGATTGTCACCTATCTGTCCAACATCTGAACCAGAGATTCATTATCTGACTAATATAGCTAAAGTGACGCTAGCTGAGTCTTCACGTTCAGTAAGAAACAACTTTAATATCTCTCTACTCTTCCTTCCTGCATCACTTTCCTCCCAGTTAGTTTTATAGAGGCCTTATTGGACTTTGAGCTGCTTTGCATGGTTATGTTTATCGAAACAGAAATGCCCATCATTCTCTGCTTCCAGCCTCTGAAATATGTGGATTTGCTGGTTTTGcgtgttttatcattttttttctttttggacaaAGCAAGTCACTACATTGTGTTCTTGGAAATACAAGAGTGTCATTTTAAGTGATCTCTTCAATGAAGATTAAAAGGTCTTTTGCATTGAAGTAATAGAAAGTATTAACAATTTCTTGCTATTTCCTAGAGTGTGAAAACATCTCAATTTATTGTTCTGTCCAACTAACTGCCCAaattaaaatatgtgtttgttttttctatcaCAAAGAAGAAGGAACGGCTGATTTTCATCACATTTAAGAAGCTGGAACCTGTTTAGCTCTTGTGTGAAAAATACCAAAATGACAATGCAAATCAAAATAGTAGCttataatctttttttcaatttattaaagaaataattgtttctttaataacattttcttCTTGGGAGGTTTATAATGCTCGAATTAACATCCATATGGGCTGAGACAAGAATAACCAATGCATGATCGGTGAAAGGATTTGAAAGTGATGTTACTCCTCTTGCCCATGGCTGGCAGTACTTTTAAAATCCTGCTCTATATTTTGCTTTTGACCTTAAGACCCGTCAGATAAGTTGCAGCTGTCTGTCTTCACGGTGCAGTATCAAAAGAAGACAGCAGATGGCAGAGTGGCAGCACAGCAGCTTCGTTTAGGTTACCAAACTGGGTCTCTTGTTATTTTTGGATCAGCAGACAGAAACAGGGGAAAGTTGACACAGAGGTTGAGAGACCTCGGGTTGTTTACACAGAGTGGAGGTTGTCTCGTGTAACAATGATCTTCTGCTTCAAACAAATCAGCTTAAGTAACGCACAGAAATATACAGAAGTTTTGAAAGAAGATCACGCGTCATTAAATGAAGGATGAGGTAAGGGGTTCATTTATGTGCCTGTAAAGAGAAAGGATTTCTTTATGATAAAGTATGAGGATATTTGTACATTGAAAATACTAAGCATACCAGCCATACTCAAGCCAGTCACACTATTTACAGAGGACTGGTATGGTATCCTTTATGAAACCTTTATAATGGTTCAGATCACTTCCTCATTGAGGCATCAAAAAACCAATTTTGAGGAATTTGGGGAGAAGTGGAAACAACACTTTAGATTACATTTGTTTATGtgcgtatatatatatatatatatatatatatatatatatatatatatatatacacgtGTGCATGTAAAAGCACCTAATAcactcatttttcattttctataaCTAAtctaaatttatttttaattatcaaGAATTGCAGCCTGTCCAACTTTCACACATCTGTttgcaatgttttcttttgtattgaAATGTCGGTGAGCTTTTGGTTAAACATATgaatgaagactttttttttttttttttttttttctaaagcttcTGTATTTTTCAACACTTTATAGATCATTAATAAAACAGAGTTTGTATTGTTTAAACACCTTTTTATCAAAAAATAGGTGAATATGAACCTTAGTTactatgtctgtgtgtctttcataaacacacactgtttttttgttgttgttcttttttaaatcagtgtttcttcttctttacttCCTTCAAGGCTGCTGGACGCTCCTGACTGATGGATGTTGACAAAGACGTTTCCAGTCCGCCTGAATGTGCGTCTGCAGGAGAACCAAACCTCCTCCACCTGAAGCTCAGACTCAAAGACAATCACCATGGACCCGTCCAACCAGAAGCACTTCACGGTTGTTGACTATGTGATATTCGGGCTGCTGCTCGCCGCCTCGATGGCCATCGGGCTGTACCACGCCTTCTCAGGGGGTCGTCAACGCACCACACAGGAGTTCTTGATGGCAGACAGGAGCATGGGctgtcttcctgtttctctgtcgCTTATCGCTTCATTCCAGTCCGCCGTAGCGATCATTGGCGTGCCAGCGGAAATCTACACTCACGGTACTCAGTACTGGTTCATCGGCTGTGCCTATGTTCTGGGCCTTCTCATTCCTGCTCATGTTTTCATTCCAGTCTTGTACAGACTGCGGCTCTCTAGCGCTTACCAGGTTTGAAAGAACATTTGATTCATTGTTCAGTCGAGTTGGgttaaaaaacattcacattaagaGTTATCTGTCCTTCATGAATGCTTGTTTTGTCTCCCAGTATCTTGAGCTGCGTTTCAGCAAAGCAGTACGAATCTGTGGGACTTTGACCTTCATTTTTCAGACGGTGGGTGAAACACAAAAACCATGACTCACTCCATCATTTCAATTAAGAGTATTTGTTCTTGCAAATTATTATGTCATACCAGTGCTCCTCTTTTTAAACCAACGGAAAGGATGTCTTGGTTTGGAAGTTTTACATGTGTAAATGATAACTACTCTGCTTGAAGGAAGTGGTGACTCATTGTCTGATatgtaaactttattttagacagtaaatataataatatgtgAACCATTTTCATGGTTCAATGTGATTTAAGAAGCCTAAGCCAGCAGCCTCTTAGCTTAGCATACCAAATGAATTGAAAGCGAAATAAACGCTCCACAATCAGCCTACCAGCGCAGATAGTAACTCCCTGTTAACAGAATACAACTCATTTGTTTGACTAATAAAAAAGGGGTCTCAGAAATTGTCTTACAGGAGCAGTTGCCTATCCATAcagccaggctagctgtttccaatttaaagctaagctaagctaatcagCAGCGGGTTCCAGCTTCATCCTCAGCCTACAGACATGAGTATGGAGATCCATGTGAATGATtcatttcagcaaaaaaaaaaacaataaatacatttattgtaCAAAGTCTCAATCTTCTTTTAATAACATAATTTAAGGTTTTAGAGAGtcagttgagaaaaaaaaatagtccaaTCATACAACAGTGCCTGAGAAATACAAATGATACAActaattattgtttttctcttctataTTGTATACACGTTATATTTAGTGGATAGGCTCTGATTTGTCTCTGAACTCGTTGCAGGTTATCTAtatgggagtgtgtgtgtacactccTGCTTTTGCACTAAATGCAGGTATGCAAAgttactttctttctttgacaCACTCATTGGGCGAAGATGATATCTTTGgttcatgttcatgtgttattatattttctttcagtCACTGGATTCGAATTATGGGGTGCAGTGCTGGCCACTGGACTAGTGTGCACATTGTACACAGCAATGGTGAGTTATCAAGAGGCAATGTTCACAAAGCTTAACCTCAcgttttcatgtttctttttaagcTTGTCTtaaaaactaactaactaactattAACACATTGTTACACTTTGCTCTGTGAACAGTTAAACACACCATTTTTCATCACAGGGTGGTTTGAAGGCTGTCATCTGGACGGACGTCTTTCAGACTGTGGTGATGTTTGCAGGGCAGCTGGCCGTCATCGTGGTGGGGGTGCTGCAGAGCGGAGGAGTGTCTGAAGTGTGGAGGAAAGTCTGGGAAGGAAACCGCATATCTGGACTCGAGTGAGTCCACACggtagtttttgttttttttagttacgTCCCTGCGGTGTTGTGATTTAATGACGTTTTTTGTGGTATATTCAAGCAAGAATCAAGATGTATATTTTTATGCTGCAGTTATTGGAGATGTAAGCATCATCAATAATTACAGTTCTGTACACAATTCATCaaagtttgatattttaaagTGAATCAGTTAATGCTATTATCACTGCTCTATATTCTTAAGAGTCCACTTTATTTCTTTCATCTTAGATTAATTGTTGAattgttgtctgtctgtgttttcttccGTATGTTCAGCCTAAACCCGGATCCCACAGAGAGGCACACCTTCTGGACTCTGGGGGTTGGCGGGATCTTCCTCATGCTGTCCCTGTACGGAGTAAACCAATCTCAAGTCCAAAGATATCTCAGCGCACGCACAGAGAAGGAGGCCGTCAGGTACACAAACTACAATTATTGTGGTGTGAAGCCATCAAATGTTGTTTTAGATAATTTTGTCTCCCAGAAGAAAATCCTTTAGAAGATCTTTTCCTCTTGCACCAACAGCAGGCAGACGTTTTGATTCAGGTTGATATATTTTAACATCTATTGATGAGCTGTATTGAGGACTTACATGCAGTACACTTTATGATTACCTGACTTTCCTTCCAGCGCCATCATCGAGCCAAATTGATCATTTATGCTAATATCATGGCCGTGTTATCgtttgatgttgaaaaatgaaaaaagtcacAATTAATTATTCTGTAAATTCAGCTAACAACAATTTACACAGGCTGCATTGATCTCTTCCACACTTGTTGCTTTTTGTCCAAGGACAGGTGATTCAGTCATTGCCTAGCAACTAAAAAATGTGGCAACTGACAAGCTGActtaaatgaaatataaaaaaatattggttTCAATAAAAAAGGCAGCCTGAGGACAACACATTTCACAAATAGCTATAAATATAATTTGGGCCTTgtcttgtttaaatgtaaaaatgctttgtttATGTATAAAGGGATCCCTAACAAAATGGTTATATTagataatgtaaaaatattgaCTACATATTATTCTGACATTTTCATTGACTAGAGATCAGCAAATTCAAACCACAGCAGTGTCAAAGATAAGcggtaaaaagtaaaaataaaacgatGATTACGTGTGGGGTACCCGCAGCCTAGCGGTTTGTGTGCGTTCCTCATGTGTAGAGGCTGAAGTCCTTTTAGagcggacggcccgggtttAAATCCAACCTGCGGCCCCTCTCCCGCATGTCCtcctcactttctctccccccaatttctgactctatccactgtcctatctgtaaaaataaaaaaataaaggcattaaaagccccCCACACAATGATTTGCTACAACAAGGGGCATCGGATGACACGGGCCACATGAACGTAGGGTGTAGTCCTCGCGGTTCAgggccgtgggttcgaatccgacctcggcccatTGCTGCATGTcgccctcccctctctcctcccaactttttcctgtctctcttcagctgtgctATCTGATAAAAGCaaaaggccccccccccccccaaacatttttatttttttatttttttaattcaataacATGGCCTCACAAACATCCCCCGTTtactgtgttctctctctctctctctctgcaggtcgTGCTACATGGTGTTTCCCTCCCTGCAGCTGGCTCTGTCTTTGAGCTGCGTGATGGGACTGGTCATGTTTGCACGCTACTGTGGAGAGGATCACACAGACAAGCTGGGCCCCTCTTCACATGATGCAGTGAGTTTCAGTCTCATTTGAAGTCAAGAGTCATCTACATATTTATAAAAGGGAAACAAGGttccagtttttattttgcagtattTCCTCCTTTCTTTATCTGATTTGATCTGCATGATGATAAAAGATGGTTAAATAAAGAGCCTCCAGGGCTCATAGACTAGATGCAACAGGAGGATTTGCATATTCTAGATCCCTCTTAGCACACTGAGCTCCACTgtaaaatgtctgtgtgtgtgtgttgatagcTTGGATGATCTAATTTGCATACTGTTTATGGTAACTGAACTCTAATATACAAATGAAACTGAGGGTTCAAGGGAAATGTCTTAATCAAAGGCTTTATTCCACAGATGGTGTTATACTTTGTGATGGACATGCTGCAGGGTCTGCCTGGACTTCCTGGACTGTTTGTTGCGTGTTTATTCAGTGCTGCTCTCAGGTACGAGTCAGTGTTCTTGTAGGTGTTAGTCAACACGTCGATACCCAAATCCCTTCTGAGTCTTATCAGCTATCACACTTGGCTGCTTCCCCTCCTGGACTACTGATGCAGCACTTTATCAATCAGTTATTTGATACGTTATGAGGCTGTTCCAAGAGCCCATCATTTCTATTAGTGCCAACAAAAAACTCACAGTTATGACCACTCATAGTGTAGGGAGTGATTGTCTTTGACACTCTAATTCAGAAATCCAATGAAGTCCTTTTAATGTCAGGATTTATGTCGGCCCACTGCAGTTCAACTTTGCAGCCCCTTTGTGAGGCACACTTGACTTAAACCAATGCGCTCTGTAGCCTTAAaatttgtgtattcagttcggAAAATATAGTATAACTTActaatttcactaccaaatctgcATAGTgaacctttaaaataaactccAAAAtccataaaataataataaaaactatgtattaaacaaaagaatgtaaaattagccgatacaaAGCAAACGTGCTACTTGAAAATAATGATGATTAATAGCTAATATTCAAACCCACTCACTGCCTCCTGCCACACAACTGATCAGGTATAAATAATGAAACCACACCCAGGTGCAAATAGTGATCCAACACAAATAAGAAGTACGACATATTAAATTATGAACACAGGTCAAATACACAATATGGCTCCTACAGAGTGTAAACTGAATTATAAATGTTGAATGTAATTATTCATGTGAGTCCATGTTTGAATCACATGAAGAAGCTCTTGCTCCCTTCCTTCAGTTTGTGATAATTTGACAGAATAAGTGAATAAATGTACATTTGATGTTAACTCATGTGTTACAAAGATGTCCTTAAtgacatgtttctgttgtttttcttctgtttagcACCATCTCGTCCTCTTTCAACTCTTTGGCCACTGTCACAATGGAGGACCTCATCAAACCACATTTCCCCGCTATGACCGAAGCTAAAGCAACCCTGCTGTCCAAAGCCTTAGGTTATCTCTCTGAATAAACATCCACCACtcaaatacacaacacagaGTTTCATAATAGTGATACATGAGTTCTAAAGTTTCACTTTGTGTCTCGTCAATAAGCTATGTTCTATGGGCTGCTGTGTCTGGCCATGGCCTATGTCACTCACCTGATGGGAGAGTCAGTCCTGCAGGTAAGCGACAGCTTGTGTGATTAAATCCTAaagatcatgttttatttcatttgtacTGACGGATAATGTGTTTGGTCTGCAGGTGGCTCTAAAGATCTTCGGGATGGTGGGTGGTCCCGTTCTCGGTCTGTTTTGTCTCGGGATGTTCTTCCCCTCGGCTAACTCTACTGTAAGATTTGCTTTTTcactcataataataataataatgattaaacTTACTGTCAATAAcataacgtttaaaaaaaaatatattatttaatatttttggaaaaaaatgataaaCTCAACAAAAATCAAAACCCCATAACCCAATCTGAAGATGCAcacctgcactcacacactcaatCAAGAATTGGATCAATCAATTGGATAGGAAAGCAAGAGTGATAGTaaatgggggagagagagtggatgacatgcaccaaagaGCGTCAGGATAAGAAGACAAACCTGTGACCAGTGTGGACTACAGTAGCTTCTGTCCATGGGCCGCCTGCTCTGAGCAAACCCTGACTAATTGCTGttagttgttttcttgttgtgaCCAGGGAGCCGTGGCAGGTTTGGGGGCGGGTCTGGCTCTGTCTTTCTGGGTCGGGATCGGGAGCATCGTCACTCGAAGCTCTGGTACGAGACCTCTTTCACCCACATGCAGAGCCATCCTGCTGTCTGACAACACAACGACTGCCATTCAGACTGCGCTCAGCAACGTCACTCTGAGGTATGAAGCACACAGACGGGCCCTTCTAGTCTTTTGTTTTGACTGCGATTATGTATGATTTATTTCAGGAGTTAATCGTCTCTGTTTGCTCTTTAGCCGACCGTCTGGACTGAAGAGGTTTTATTCGTTGTCCTACATGTGGTACAGTGCATTCAGCTGCTTCTCAGTCATCCTCACAGGTCTGATCATCAGCTTTATCACAGGTTGGTCACTTCTTATAAGCACACATGCTCTCATGAATACAGACATTTCTCTACAATCAATATTAGTCTCTAtctaaatgtatgttttcttttcaggcCCTTTGAAAGAAGAGGATGTGACACCAGGAACTACCTATGCCCTGTTTGGGAAACTGTTTCGTTTTCTACCTGAACACATCAAAAAGCAGCTCTGCTGTGTGACTCCTACAGAACAGACGGTGAGTAAAATGGAGTTTATACACAGAAAGAGCGGGATGAATAAAACACAGTTTTGACTTAGAATCTAGGAAGTATGTAAGGGTAGTAGAGAGGAGTTCACGTTTGAAAACTCAGACGAAGGTAGCGTGGATCTACAgttgcaacaaacaacacagtgaaatgtgtgaaacaaGAATGTAGCAGGTGTCACACGAGCTGTGTCCACATTCAGGGTGAGCATCAATCGAAGGACCAAGCCTTCACAGCCTGCATCGACCGCTCAGGCTAAAGTGAATTGTGATGATGTAGTCTGTTTGTATCACCAGCTGTTGCCTCCCTTTTACCTTTTTGTTACTAAGCCCTCCTCATGTTGCCTAGCAACCTAGCCAATATATCTAGCATCACATAACTTAACCTTTCATTTTAAGTTTATTTGAGGTTTCAaggccttttttgttttttttttgacttcagttgctaaatatgatttaaaaaaatagatgaatTTGAAACACATGGAATTCatagtaaaaaagaaaagtcccaAAATAATGagaagtaaaagaaataaaacacacacaattctTGAACCGTAGGTAGTAGTGTTgtagacaagaccaagacatttaggttaccactgtaacttttgctgctttgctaaagtgctcatgatggataggctgggtctttgtaacataacaatgagtaaggtcttttacctgttttttgtaacataacaatgagtaaggtctttttacctgctcttttgtaatgttaacagacaaagagtaaggtattttacctgctttttgtaaagtgtcttgagataacacttgttatgagttgacgctatacaaaataaattgaattgaattgaagactaagaccataaatatcacttaaaaaaaatcatcatcttgtgtgcagcaggtgagGTATGTCCCTCACTTagacagtaatgacgtggaaaaatagcctatcagtggtggtcttgactggtcttgatttgaaatccagagtccgcccagtccaaaacaaagacaagacaagacaagacaagtaaaaatgctttagaatCCGAGATGAGACCTAGACCTATAAAAAAAGTGGTCTGGAGACCAGTCtggagaccaagactgatttcgagtactacatGACTTGTAGGTAGAATACATCCAAAaatgtccagttaaaaaca encodes:
- the cenpo gene encoding centromere protein O, which gives rise to MEGASTKGVLSHLSLLEVQARSRKSRLQQPSRVKELKAKVEALRVQRDQLTAEIDTHKNLQKLRASMDKQCSQEEEEEEEEEEKMDDDSENSQLLQLMARHTQLKDLLHAHHIIGGYNVIKTSQGKGLCASLTTAYEGVYLETYNVEIDLKPRLRISRHNVPPFIPLSSLAEQSNMQTDIRSFLDTLSKHLNAFAGRKQQLKLVKELHKSVEVLESNVLCSVLVMLLTLPGEKSTVLCTLNYTDHTRLLPSGVHFECKDKALPDAPEWKKNCSLLMETPVHKALMTMKKNETIL